The following proteins come from a genomic window of unidentified bacterial endosymbiont:
- the mscM gene encoding miniconductance mechanosensitive channel MscM, whose product MHSEYEMNCARFLHYPNFHWRLVTLFVLALWVSCGLLLTPARAAPVSNAGSLEQPAEQKTKCCPLDTADLQRAIKDYREQQRAAEKERADYQRKLDKFPQRSSELQGKLASLQQTLPSHSQLALNSVQRQRQMLQASDTLLDYNKQLQKFTNKVRKTTKRLSDIPEKSTEIQKVLAETIQALQKIEVISSNNPKLETEMLRAKVNCYKAQQKNIQEQEQYYQKKLAVTQLEVDYLRQQYLLLDQQQEWDQQALIASADLAVPQPELKQCLQRNRELSGQIDQQQQSLQKIMVDQLAVNRQAYRVRQQIIEIDQLLQEPVNNPQLSKLLRSRFLKLVMPPDLRKVRREIEQSYVQQMECENELRKSTEFFREKQEPALFNLSLQALQKESTKKHERLETLITSSQDVISQLKELKKTKLEMVQEQKKLQATIVRHLFWATDANPVDLNFPVTVAKNIQQLFKAGLPCITNWRFTALTGNHIGLLAFALLGVLLGHSSRHKHHAFLQQAALRVGNVTQDSFSLTASSVAWAVCIALPFPLLIAAIGYSLKESMEVLGSAILAIVPLVWGLRICMNFAHPQGLFIKHFVWDQRRVSKIAHGYLLVAWVVVPLIIMIMTFNQLEDRQFAETLGRTVFTVLCIILLMLIVGIKKTGVTFYLSRKASARNFINRLLWNLLISTPLLASLFSTFGYVTASQQLLFRLAGSVGIWFTLLIIYHLVWRWMLIQRRRIAFERAKQRRASKLAQRARIEEELTRIDHNLEMQLLDLDTISSRSLQLLRSIIAMATFLLLIAWWSKAHPAFGFLENVALGQVENSLQGVQSITLGKVLEAIIYMVITMQLVRNLPALLELALLQHLDLSHGTSYAITTLTKYLLTLAGGSLVIYLLGIDWSKIQWVVTALGFGLGFGLKDMFANVISGLILLFEKPIRIGDTVTIRDFNGTVTRINTRATIITDWDRKEIIVPNHSFMVEQFINWTLSDTIIRLVLQIAAPAHVDPKFIKKIIKQATKKCTLLLDIPPPEIYLNDLQQGLQTFEIRLYAAEPSHRMPLRHEFHERILFLYRKYHITLPYPPTQIRVESLSSDEQEVRFKPVFQKNLVKS is encoded by the coding sequence ATGCACAGCGAGTATGAGATGAACTGTGCACGGTTTTTGCACTATCCAAACTTTCACTGGAGGCTGGTGACGCTCTTTGTTTTAGCGTTATGGGTGTCCTGCGGATTATTACTAACGCCTGCCAGGGCAGCACCGGTTTCTAACGCCGGCAGCCTAGAACAACCCGCGGAACAAAAAACGAAATGCTGCCCCCTGGATACCGCTGATCTACAAAGGGCTATCAAAGATTATCGCGAGCAGCAGCGGGCAGCAGAAAAAGAGCGCGCAGATTACCAGCGGAAACTTGATAAATTCCCTCAGCGCTCGTCAGAACTCCAAGGTAAACTGGCGTCACTGCAGCAAACCCTACCAAGCCACAGCCAGCTAGCTTTGAACAGCGTACAACGGCAACGACAGATGTTACAAGCTAGTGATACTTTGCTGGATTACAACAAACAGTTGCAAAAATTTACCAATAAAGTAAGAAAAACCACTAAACGTTTAAGCGATATTCCGGAAAAGTCGACTGAAATCCAAAAAGTGCTGGCAGAGACCATTCAAGCGCTGCAAAAAATAGAGGTCATCTCCTCTAATAATCCCAAGTTAGAAACTGAAATGCTGCGAGCAAAAGTTAATTGTTATAAGGCGCAGCAAAAAAATATCCAGGAGCAGGAACAGTATTACCAAAAAAAGTTAGCGGTCACACAGCTTGAAGTGGACTACCTCCGTCAGCAGTACCTACTATTGGATCAGCAGCAGGAATGGGATCAGCAAGCATTGATTGCATCGGCTGATTTAGCAGTGCCACAGCCTGAACTAAAACAGTGCTTGCAGCGTAATCGAGAACTTTCAGGGCAGATTGACCAACAACAACAATCTCTTCAAAAAATTATGGTCGATCAGCTGGCAGTAAACCGCCAGGCTTATCGAGTCCGGCAACAGATCATAGAAATTGATCAGCTGCTGCAAGAACCGGTCAATAATCCGCAATTAAGCAAACTATTACGTTCACGGTTTTTAAAGCTAGTCATGCCTCCTGATCTACGAAAGGTACGTCGCGAAATAGAGCAATCCTATGTTCAGCAAATGGAATGTGAAAATGAGTTGCGGAAGAGTACGGAATTCTTTAGAGAGAAACAGGAGCCTGCTCTATTCAACCTTTCACTTCAAGCATTACAGAAGGAGTCTACTAAAAAGCATGAGCGTCTTGAAACTTTAATCACGAGCAGTCAGGATGTTATTTCACAGTTGAAGGAATTAAAAAAAACCAAACTGGAAATGGTACAAGAGCAGAAAAAACTACAAGCTACCATTGTTCGGCATCTGTTTTGGGCTACTGATGCTAATCCAGTAGATTTAAACTTCCCAGTCACTGTGGCTAAAAATATTCAACAGTTGTTCAAAGCAGGGCTGCCATGCATTACAAACTGGCGCTTTACTGCCTTGACTGGCAATCATATCGGATTACTAGCGTTTGCTCTTTTGGGAGTCCTGTTAGGGCATAGTTCACGTCATAAACACCATGCTTTCTTACAACAGGCGGCGCTGCGCGTTGGCAATGTCACCCAGGATAGTTTTAGTTTAACAGCCTCCTCGGTCGCTTGGGCGGTGTGTATTGCTCTGCCATTCCCCCTACTCATTGCTGCTATTGGTTATAGCCTAAAGGAGTCGATGGAGGTCCTAGGGAGTGCCATACTGGCCATCGTGCCACTCGTATGGGGACTCCGGATCTGCATGAACTTCGCTCATCCTCAAGGACTGTTCATTAAGCATTTTGTTTGGGATCAACGCCGGGTCTCCAAGATTGCCCACGGTTATCTTCTAGTGGCTTGGGTTGTGGTGCCTTTAATCATCATGATCATGACCTTTAATCAATTAGAAGATCGCCAATTTGCTGAGACGTTAGGGCGAACTGTTTTTACAGTACTCTGTATTATTTTATTGATGCTCATCGTGGGCATTAAAAAAACTGGCGTGACCTTCTATCTTAGTCGTAAAGCTTCCGCTCGAAATTTTATTAATCGCCTGCTCTGGAACTTATTAATCAGTACGCCGCTGCTAGCCAGCCTTTTTTCAACCTTTGGCTATGTGACTGCTTCACAACAGCTGCTATTCCGGTTAGCAGGCTCTGTGGGCATCTGGTTTACCTTGTTAATTATTTATCACCTGGTGTGGCGTTGGATGCTGATTCAACGACGTCGTATCGCCTTTGAACGAGCCAAACAGCGTCGCGCGAGCAAGTTAGCACAGCGGGCACGAATTGAAGAAGAATTAACCAGAATTGACCATAACTTAGAGATGCAATTGCTCGATCTGGATACTATCAGCAGCCGTTCGCTTCAATTATTGCGTTCCATAATCGCTATGGCGACATTTTTGTTATTAATTGCTTGGTGGTCTAAGGCGCATCCCGCTTTTGGTTTTCTAGAAAATGTAGCGCTAGGGCAGGTTGAAAATTCCTTACAGGGTGTTCAATCCATCACCTTGGGGAAGGTACTTGAAGCCATCATCTATATGGTGATTACCATGCAACTCGTCCGTAATTTACCGGCACTGTTAGAGCTAGCGCTGCTACAGCACTTAGATCTGAGTCATGGGACTAGTTATGCGATTACCACCCTCACCAAATATCTATTAACCCTAGCTGGAGGCTCACTGGTTATTTATTTGCTAGGCATTGACTGGTCAAAAATACAGTGGGTGGTGACCGCATTGGGGTTTGGACTCGGGTTTGGTTTAAAGGATATGTTTGCTAATGTTATTTCTGGGTTGATTTTGCTATTTGAAAAACCGATTCGGATTGGCGATACCGTCACTATTCGTGATTTTAACGGGACGGTCACCCGTATTAATACCCGGGCGACCATCATTACCGATTGGGATCGCAAAGAGATTATTGTGCCTAACCATAGTTTTATGGTGGAGCAATTTATCAATTGGACACTCTCCGACACCATTATCCGTTTGGTATTACAGATCGCAGCACCGGCTCATGTCGATCCGAAATTTATCAAAAAAATCATCAAACAAGCCACTAAGAAATGCACTCTGTTGCTGGATATACCACCCCCTGAGATCTATTTGAATGATCTGCAACAGGGATTACAAACTTTTGAGATAAGATTATACGCTGCGGAGCCCTCGCATCGAATGCCGTTACGCCATGAATTCCATGAACGGATTCTATTTCTCTATCGAAAATATCATATTACATTACCCTATCCACCAACCCAAATCCGCGTAGAGTCACTCTCTTCTGATGAGCAAGAGGTTCGTTTCAAACCTGTCTTCCAGAAGAACCTAGTTAAAAGCTGA
- a CDS encoding LD-carboxypeptidase: MALTPLLHWQMTCQILAAPQQKHAIVHVIAPASKTVSSELTAITDYLTTVGLPFYLPTNLYGEDPLYANSDDARAGHLITALTDDSRFIWCLRGGYGSARLIPYLERLPPEVKAKIRDNRTQKIVIGYSDITALQLYLQKKYQWPALHATMLSEIINHKVAPQSVDQLLAFITAPPKSIVIPQLTLLSQKALPNDFKLEARVVGGNLTLVETSLGTCWQLAAANQFLFLEDVALPPAALECRLDHLRQAGIFDGVKAVIFGDLTQSGNQPLTAIVQQRFAQSVAFPVFSLQGIGHGYRKTPLPLNTLATLQAVAGPSGPFSLTVAAPYS; the protein is encoded by the coding sequence ATGGCTCTAACCCCGTTGCTCCACTGGCAGATGACCTGCCAGATCCTGGCAGCCCCCCAACAAAAGCATGCTATTGTTCATGTGATTGCACCCGCTTCTAAAACTGTATCCTCCGAACTCACAGCGATAACAGATTATCTCACCACTGTAGGATTACCGTTTTATCTGCCGACAAACCTTTATGGTGAGGATCCGCTCTATGCCAATAGCGATGACGCTCGAGCAGGCCATTTAATCACTGCACTCACCGATGATAGTCGCTTCATTTGGTGTCTGCGCGGCGGTTATGGGAGTGCCCGGTTGATCCCTTACTTAGAAAGACTTCCCCCTGAGGTTAAAGCAAAAATTAGAGATAACCGCACTCAAAAAATAGTGATTGGTTATAGTGACATCACCGCACTGCAGCTCTATTTACAAAAAAAATACCAGTGGCCGGCGCTCCACGCAACCATGTTATCCGAAATTATCAATCATAAAGTTGCACCACAGTCGGTGGATCAACTGTTAGCGTTTATCACGGCCCCTCCAAAAAGTATTGTCATTCCCCAGTTAACGCTACTGTCTCAAAAAGCATTACCCAATGACTTTAAGTTAGAGGCTAGAGTCGTGGGTGGGAACTTAACCCTGGTTGAAACCAGTCTAGGCACCTGCTGGCAACTAGCAGCAGCTAATCAGTTCCTATTTTTAGAAGACGTTGCGCTACCGCCGGCTGCCCTAGAGTGCCGTTTAGATCATCTACGGCAGGCGGGCATTTTCGACGGGGTCAAGGCGGTGATTTTTGGTGACTTGACCCAATCAGGCAATCAACCGCTCACAGCGATCGTTCAACAGCGTTTTGCCCAGAGCGTGGCTTTCCCGGTCTTTAGTCTACAGGGGATTGGCCATGGTTATCGTAAAACCCCGTTGCCGTTAAACACCCTGGCTACTTTGCAAGCCGTGGCCGGGCCGTCAGGCCCATTTTCACTGACAGTAGCAGCACCCTATTCATGA
- the rsmC gene encoding 16S rRNA (guanine(1207)-N(2))-methyltransferase RsmC codes for MIRPTHQQSSGRCTPLTAPSQLLERHQVTLSTRHLLFAGDLQDDYCRQFSPHHTSVYTHYYHHARRLLPWLGSARVHCTLLPERSLTAVCDTVLYYWPKNKGEAQLHIFSLLAILPVTTDWWLVGEQRSGIRHVEPLLSPFGIVTLVDTARRCRLYRFRCTLPPPFDLLNYWDRYGYQGLTIKTLPGIFSRDGLDAGSQLLLEQLPALQGRVLDLGCGAGVLGVVAKQRYPAIQLTLSDVQAPALAATQATLAENQLSGSVVASEGFSDLQGLFDVIITNPPFHEGRQLSTQATAAWIRNARDYLAPAGRLLLVANAFLPYATLLDQTFGSHQLLANQSRFKLYQVTKQ; via the coding sequence ATGATCCGGCCGACTCATCAGCAGAGCAGTGGCCGTTGCACACCCTTAACTGCGCCGAGTCAACTGCTCGAGCGGCACCAAGTAACCCTGTCAACACGTCACCTGCTGTTTGCTGGTGATCTGCAGGATGACTACTGTCGCCAGTTTAGCCCGCACCATACCAGCGTCTATACCCACTACTACCATCATGCCAGGCGTCTGCTTCCCTGGCTGGGGAGCGCTCGGGTACACTGTACTCTCCTGCCTGAGCGCTCCCTAACCGCTGTTTGCGACACGGTGCTGTACTACTGGCCGAAAAACAAGGGCGAAGCACAACTGCACATTTTCAGCTTACTAGCGATATTACCCGTAACAACCGACTGGTGGTTGGTGGGAGAGCAGCGCAGCGGCATCCGCCATGTCGAGCCATTACTCTCTCCTTTTGGGATAGTCACTCTAGTAGACACTGCCCGTCGTTGTCGGTTATACCGTTTCCGCTGTACCCTGCCGCCCCCCTTTGATCTGCTCAATTACTGGGATCGTTATGGCTATCAGGGGTTAACGATTAAAACCCTGCCGGGGATCTTTAGTCGCGACGGACTCGATGCTGGTAGCCAGCTACTACTAGAACAGCTACCAGCGCTGCAGGGCCGGGTGTTAGATCTAGGTTGTGGTGCTGGCGTCTTAGGGGTGGTGGCCAAGCAACGTTATCCCGCCATCCAGTTAACCTTGAGTGATGTTCAGGCCCCAGCGTTGGCTGCCACACAAGCGACCCTGGCAGAGAACCAGCTCAGCGGTAGTGTGGTGGCCAGTGAGGGGTTCTCCGATCTTCAGGGTCTCTTTGATGTGATCATCACCAATCCCCCCTTCCATGAGGGGCGCCAACTGAGCACCCAAGCGACCGCGGCTTGGATCCGCAACGCCCGGGACTACTTAGCGCCAGCGGGCCGGTTGCTCCTCGTGGCCAATGCTTTTTTGCCCTATGCCACACTGCTCGATCAGACTTTTGGCAGCCACCAACTCCTGGCGAATCAGTCACGCTTTAAGCTCTATCAAGTCACAAAACAGTAA